The following coding sequences are from one Comamonas koreensis window:
- a CDS encoding glycoside hydrolase family protein, whose protein sequence is MSKIPNAMRAGLMALAVLTAGGGGYVALERDKAAAQAMVEQNQYIQAVAADSGTSRAVKIAMVMGSYYESSYRHIGTPYVDKLGKGQPLTVCNGITGRAVVAGRYYTPADCYALERSRYLAAERTAMGLFRLWTTYTPLQQAVFIDFIHNKGEGALYSSTLLRKANAGDVVGACRENPRWNRGTVNGVSVVLPGLQARGDANGEICEVGL, encoded by the coding sequence ATGAGCAAGATTCCAAACGCAATGCGCGCCGGCCTGATGGCGCTGGCCGTTCTGACAGCAGGCGGTGGCGGTTACGTGGCCTTGGAGCGCGACAAGGCCGCAGCCCAGGCCATGGTCGAGCAGAACCAGTACATCCAGGCCGTGGCCGCTGACTCTGGCACATCGCGGGCGGTCAAGATCGCCATGGTGATGGGTAGCTACTACGAGAGCAGCTACCGCCACATTGGCACGCCCTACGTGGACAAGCTGGGCAAGGGCCAGCCCCTGACGGTCTGTAACGGCATCACGGGCCGCGCCGTGGTGGCTGGCCGGTACTACACGCCGGCCGACTGCTACGCGCTGGAGCGCAGCCGCTACCTGGCGGCAGAGCGCACGGCCATGGGCCTGTTCCGCCTCTGGACCACCTACACGCCTCTGCAGCAGGCCGTGTTCATCGACTTCATCCACAACAAGGGCGAGGGTGCGCTGTACAGCTCGACCCTGCTGCGCAAGGCCAATGCGGGCGATGTGGTGGGCGCATGCCGAGAGAACCCGCGCTGGAATCGCGGCACGGTCAATGGGGTGTCAGTGGTGCTGCCAGGCCTGCAGGCCCGGGGCGATGCCAACGGCGAGATCTGCGAGGTGGGGCTATGA
- a CDS encoding thermonuclease family protein: protein MLSAIAICLIVGISDGDTLTARCGAPGAYEQIKIRLGGIDAPESRQPFGQKSKQNLSDLCFQAQAEITPKSKDRYGRTIADVRCGGLDAGQHQVATGMAWYYVKYGKGYEWLQSIEESARVSELGVWSEPNPVPPWDWRKSKR, encoded by the coding sequence ATGCTCTCAGCTATAGCCATATGCCTGATCGTCGGCATCTCCGACGGCGACACCCTCACTGCCCGCTGCGGCGCGCCGGGCGCTTATGAGCAGATCAAGATCCGCCTGGGCGGGATTGATGCGCCAGAGAGCCGCCAGCCGTTTGGGCAGAAGTCCAAGCAGAACCTGTCAGATCTTTGCTTCCAGGCGCAGGCTGAGATCACCCCAAAGTCCAAAGATCGCTACGGCCGTACTATCGCTGATGTGCGCTGCGGCGGTCTCGATGCTGGCCAGCACCAGGTCGCAACGGGCATGGCTTGGTACTACGTGAAGTACGGCAAGGGGTATGAGTGGCTGCAATCCATTGAGGAAAGCGCCCGTGTCTCTGAGCTTGGAGTATGGAGTGAGCCCAACCCAGTTCCGCCATGGGACTGGCGCAAGTCAAAGCGGTAG
- a CDS encoding Mov34/MPN/PAD-1 family protein produces MKFALPGAEWSLQFDEAAVSMLQRRMQRWSRSKESVGQLFTYDLTASTIVISKVTSLKARHASWSSVAFDPIEAMRQRQDLLQEGLYCIGLWHTHPEAMPSPSGTDERLAADHARAAISVLNGFAFVIVGNRPFPEGWYVGFHDTARFLKADFSRS; encoded by the coding sequence GTGAAGTTTGCACTGCCTGGCGCGGAGTGGAGTCTTCAGTTTGACGAAGCCGCAGTCTCGATGCTGCAGAGGAGGATGCAGCGCTGGTCACGTTCAAAAGAGTCCGTGGGTCAGCTATTCACATATGACCTCACGGCGTCAACCATCGTGATCTCGAAGGTCACCTCGCTCAAGGCGAGGCATGCGTCTTGGTCAAGCGTGGCGTTCGATCCTATCGAGGCGATGCGGCAACGACAGGATTTGCTTCAGGAAGGTTTGTATTGCATTGGCCTTTGGCATACCCACCCTGAGGCGATGCCCAGCCCCTCCGGCACAGATGAGAGACTTGCGGCAGATCATGCGCGCGCTGCCATTTCTGTTTTGAATGGGTTCGCTTTTGTCATTGTCGGAAATCGACCTTTCCCAGAAGGGTGGTATGTTGGGTTTCACGACACGGCTCGTTTTCTTAAAGCAGACTTTTCTCGTTCGTGA
- a CDS encoding SOS response-associated peptidase, with protein MCNRYHSPDEGYIQQYWRLNPRQLGLGARDVFPRSPGGFIRRAVDDPGYSKELAVGRWGVIPWFSKTPDIKYSTNNARAEEVADKASFKDPWKRGQRCIIPATTFDEPNWESGKNVWWRFARADGDPWGLAGLWNTWKDPATGELIESYTMLTLNADEHPLMNRMHKPDPKLAADKQDKRSVIPIELADVDQWLEGSIKDAQALLRLAPVEVFAAGPA; from the coding sequence ATGTGCAATCGCTACCACTCCCCAGACGAAGGCTACATCCAGCAGTACTGGCGGCTGAACCCCCGGCAACTGGGCCTGGGTGCCCGCGATGTATTCCCGCGCTCGCCCGGCGGGTTCATCCGGCGCGCCGTGGATGATCCTGGCTACAGCAAGGAGCTGGCCGTGGGACGATGGGGCGTGATCCCCTGGTTCAGCAAGACACCTGACATCAAGTACAGCACCAACAACGCCCGTGCCGAGGAGGTGGCGGATAAGGCCAGCTTCAAAGACCCGTGGAAGCGCGGTCAGCGCTGCATCATCCCAGCGACCACCTTTGATGAGCCCAACTGGGAGAGCGGGAAAAATGTGTGGTGGAGGTTTGCCCGGGCCGACGGCGACCCGTGGGGCTTGGCGGGGCTGTGGAACACCTGGAAGGATCCAGCGACCGGCGAGCTGATCGAGAGCTACACCATGCTCACGCTCAATGCAGATGAGCACCCGCTGATGAACCGCATGCACAAGCCAGACCCGAAGCTCGCTGCTGACAAGCAAGACAAGCGAAGCGTGATCCCGATTGAGTTGGCCGATGTGGATCAGTGGCTGGAAGGCTCGATCAAGGACGCGCAGGCGCTGCTGAGGCTGGCACCGGTCGAAGTGTTCGCGGCCGGGCCAGCCTAA
- a CDS encoding tyrosine-type recombinase/integrase gives MLTDVQCRNASCPADRKQARFADSGGLYLQVSPNGSKRWFYKYRIQNKEKQLALGSYPTVSLTAARKARDIAKLKKSEGVDPVQARKMEKLKGLAVDGSVFKVVALEWHAKQVGTWSPSHAERTKRQLERDLFPWIGDRQMESIEPMELLSVLKKVEERGAIETADRGLMLVRQIWRYWLPTAGNDQRDITEGLKSRLLPYRGKNFPAIVEPQRFGELLRAMYAYKGGPIVRTALLLAPMLYQRPGNLRMMEWTELDLDAATWTIPSAKMKRTVEEKANGEPHVVPMPTQAVELLRDLQKLTGRSLYVFPGQRDHERPMSDNSVRSALYGLGFGTEQSWHGFRASARTMLVDQLDLDPLAIEANLAHMVKDSNGRSYNRTKYLAKRFEMVQRWADYLDQLRLGEAAKG, from the coding sequence ATGTTGACCGATGTGCAATGCCGAAACGCCAGTTGCCCCGCTGATCGCAAACAAGCGAGGTTTGCTGATTCCGGAGGGCTTTACTTGCAGGTGAGTCCGAATGGCTCCAAGCGGTGGTTCTACAAGTACCGAATCCAAAATAAGGAAAAGCAGCTTGCATTGGGTAGCTATCCGACGGTCTCTCTGACGGCGGCTCGCAAGGCGCGTGATATTGCCAAATTGAAGAAGTCGGAAGGTGTCGATCCTGTTCAGGCTCGAAAAATGGAAAAGCTCAAGGGCTTGGCAGTTGACGGAAGCGTGTTCAAGGTTGTGGCATTGGAGTGGCATGCCAAGCAAGTGGGGACATGGAGTCCCAGCCACGCTGAACGTACCAAACGCCAGCTTGAACGAGATTTATTTCCATGGATCGGTGATCGACAAATGGAAAGCATTGAGCCAATGGAACTCCTGTCCGTTCTTAAAAAAGTGGAAGAGCGGGGTGCTATAGAAACGGCGGATCGAGGTCTGATGCTTGTTCGTCAAATATGGCGTTACTGGCTTCCAACCGCTGGAAATGATCAACGGGATATCACCGAAGGCTTGAAAAGTCGATTGCTACCTTATCGTGGCAAGAACTTCCCTGCAATTGTTGAGCCGCAGCGTTTTGGTGAATTACTTCGGGCTATGTATGCCTACAAGGGTGGCCCGATTGTCCGTACAGCGCTGTTGCTGGCGCCAATGCTCTATCAGCGCCCCGGAAACTTGCGCATGATGGAGTGGACGGAGCTCGACTTGGATGCTGCCACATGGACGATTCCGAGCGCGAAGATGAAGCGAACGGTGGAGGAAAAAGCCAACGGTGAGCCACATGTAGTGCCTATGCCAACGCAAGCCGTGGAGCTACTGCGAGACTTGCAGAAGCTGACAGGGCGTAGTCTTTACGTCTTTCCCGGACAGCGTGACCATGAGCGCCCAATGTCAGATAACTCCGTGCGAAGCGCTTTGTATGGTCTTGGGTTTGGGACTGAGCAGAGCTGGCACGGATTCCGCGCAAGTGCGCGCACCATGCTTGTTGATCAGCTGGATTTGGATCCTTTGGCAATTGAGGCAAATCTGGCGCACATGGTGAAGGACTCCAACGGCCGTAGCTACAACCGTACGAAATACTTGGCGAAGCGCTTTGAAATGGTTCAGCGGTGGGCTGATTACTTGGATCAACTGCGTTTGGGTGAGGCTGCAAAGGGATAG
- a CDS encoding DUF4062 domain-containing protein: MDAFPAGSKTNLTDLRKELKREIESAEVLGRKLFDVWINEDAPPAEGTQDSWDACLQAVRDCDVLIVLSNGNAGWAAGEQDIGICHAEYMEGLRAAQAKVRLVALPTMADAQGPAGERNRRFQHYLSRQTAFRGGEVKTVADAKKRVFEALSDAVITLTQRGVQAGASTRFDVGAALDWTRLDFRQRKTAMETTLKAALGGLKGAKAVDGGVVVNLGGKDVAVVVHAIPASFSVAAARELVGRPFLEDYQRVKLLTSAHGPLHLIACHRGATETQATSLLGFPDATVVSGPFGVFVADDVQKVQFAFLANCRDDSQTRHASQRFFEWLQQTGEAALVARRAASRARIVKVVAKEMNA, from the coding sequence ATGGACGCTTTTCCTGCAGGTAGCAAGACCAATCTGACCGATCTGCGAAAAGAGCTGAAAAGGGAGATCGAATCAGCCGAGGTGCTGGGACGAAAGCTGTTTGACGTCTGGATCAACGAAGACGCGCCGCCGGCCGAAGGCACGCAGGATAGCTGGGATGCCTGTCTGCAGGCCGTGCGCGACTGCGATGTGCTTATCGTGCTATCCAACGGTAATGCAGGCTGGGCTGCGGGCGAGCAGGACATCGGTATCTGTCACGCGGAGTACATGGAGGGCCTTCGCGCGGCGCAGGCCAAGGTGCGCCTGGTGGCGTTACCTACTATGGCCGACGCTCAGGGGCCGGCAGGCGAGCGCAATCGGCGCTTCCAGCACTATCTCTCGCGGCAGACCGCCTTCCGGGGCGGCGAGGTGAAAACCGTCGCCGATGCCAAAAAGCGCGTGTTCGAGGCGCTCTCGGATGCCGTTATAACGCTGACGCAGCGGGGGGTGCAGGCCGGCGCATCGACGCGATTCGATGTTGGCGCCGCCCTGGACTGGACCCGGCTCGACTTCCGTCAACGAAAAACAGCCATGGAGACAACACTCAAAGCGGCTCTGGGCGGACTCAAGGGCGCCAAGGCGGTGGATGGCGGTGTGGTAGTCAACCTGGGTGGTAAGGACGTAGCGGTAGTGGTTCACGCGATTCCGGCCTCGTTCAGCGTGGCAGCAGCGCGCGAGCTGGTGGGGCGGCCGTTCCTGGAAGATTACCAACGTGTCAAGCTACTGACTTCTGCGCACGGGCCGTTGCACTTGATTGCGTGTCACCGCGGTGCGACGGAAACCCAGGCCACGTCGCTACTGGGATTTCCAGACGCAACGGTGGTAAGCGGCCCCTTTGGGGTGTTCGTGGCCGATGACGTGCAGAAAGTGCAATTTGCCTTCTTGGCCAATTGCCGAGACGACTCCCAGACGAGACACGCGAGTCAGCGTTTTTTTGAATGGTTGCAACAAACCGGTGAAGCAGCGCTGGTGGCGCGCAGGGCGGCTTCTCGCGCTCGAATCGTTAAGGTAGTAGCGAAAGAAATGAATGCCTGA
- a CDS encoding alkaline phosphatase D family protein: protein MNEKDLLLGPVLSFRGIGKGDAWRITALIGLKGDAQIPEFQVDGKICPAPTELLSTRGERYLRYDLSCKVLKDERTVSYGISGGLTWSMTVPGKDFSPRMAYVSCNGFSDPAVMRKIIRESDAVWEDLLYSHDRKLRRKPGEGEVKLLDKEQLWHEKRIHNKGLQRFHLMLMGGDQIYFDSIWEDIKALRQWVGLPRQAQLNFKVSKPLEREIEAYYFGLYKQRWLPIERQPWSSATAALDAGAAMASMPTIMVWDDHDIFDGWGSYSCEMQNCELFQTLFRHARRAFWVFQMQHALEDLPELEDTTPAGFTRQDPLLKPISWSKVLAKDSLALPLLDNQPGFTSAYSIGPVAVVAADLRTERSRTQVMGSDTWRQIKEWTGNLQSGGAGPQPKTGCQHLLFMSSVPVVHPKLPLAELFLDKFGQDHVTDSNADDLKDHWSHDDHEGERKRLLEVLSSFARDKKIRVSLVSGDVHVAAWGTAYRKDLPASETWSQMHQFTSSAVVHPSLMGVTERLFLAWLNSNAKKPQNIDVQYVAEVMTFPGHDTHVMAARNWLALELDLGSAEGCKLWATWRCETETSFSNHLIAVAPIA from the coding sequence ATGAATGAAAAGGATCTACTGCTAGGGCCGGTGCTGTCGTTCCGCGGCATCGGAAAAGGGGATGCTTGGCGAATAACGGCACTGATTGGCCTCAAGGGAGATGCACAGATTCCGGAATTCCAAGTCGATGGCAAGATATGTCCTGCACCTACGGAGCTGTTGTCAACGCGTGGCGAGCGCTATCTGCGCTACGACCTTTCCTGCAAGGTCTTGAAGGATGAGCGCACGGTGAGCTACGGTATCTCGGGCGGGCTGACCTGGAGCATGACGGTGCCTGGCAAGGATTTCTCTCCGCGCATGGCCTATGTATCGTGCAATGGATTCTCTGACCCTGCGGTGATGAGGAAAATCATCCGAGAGTCAGATGCGGTGTGGGAGGACCTGCTCTACAGCCATGATCGCAAACTACGCAGAAAGCCTGGGGAGGGAGAAGTCAAGCTGCTGGACAAGGAACAGTTGTGGCATGAGAAGCGCATTCACAACAAAGGCCTGCAGCGTTTTCACTTAATGCTCATGGGCGGCGATCAGATCTACTTTGACTCTATCTGGGAAGACATCAAAGCACTGCGGCAATGGGTTGGCCTGCCTCGCCAGGCCCAACTGAACTTCAAGGTCAGCAAGCCTCTCGAACGGGAGATTGAGGCCTACTATTTCGGCCTGTACAAACAACGATGGCTCCCCATTGAGAGGCAGCCATGGTCCTCCGCGACGGCTGCGCTTGATGCAGGGGCAGCGATGGCGTCCATGCCAACCATCATGGTGTGGGACGACCACGACATCTTTGACGGCTGGGGGTCATACAGCTGCGAGATGCAGAACTGCGAGCTATTTCAAACACTCTTCCGCCACGCACGTAGGGCATTCTGGGTGTTCCAGATGCAACATGCGCTGGAAGATCTGCCTGAACTGGAGGACACAACGCCGGCAGGATTCACCCGTCAGGATCCTCTGCTAAAGCCTATCTCATGGAGCAAGGTGCTTGCTAAGGACTCGCTAGCGCTGCCGCTGCTTGACAATCAACCAGGATTTACGTCCGCCTACTCGATCGGGCCAGTAGCTGTCGTTGCTGCCGACTTGCGCACGGAGCGCTCTCGAACCCAGGTCATGGGATCGGATACGTGGCGGCAAATCAAGGAATGGACTGGCAATCTGCAGTCTGGAGGCGCTGGGCCGCAACCGAAGACTGGATGTCAGCACCTGCTGTTCATGTCCTCCGTGCCGGTAGTGCACCCAAAGCTGCCTTTGGCAGAACTGTTTTTGGATAAATTCGGCCAGGACCATGTCACCGACAGCAACGCCGACGATCTCAAAGATCACTGGTCCCATGATGACCATGAGGGGGAGCGCAAGCGACTGCTCGAGGTGCTATCTAGTTTTGCTCGCGACAAGAAGATTCGGGTTTCACTGGTCTCCGGGGATGTGCATGTTGCAGCATGGGGAACGGCCTACCGCAAAGATCTGCCCGCCTCAGAAACGTGGTCGCAAATGCACCAATTTACGTCGTCTGCCGTTGTTCACCCATCGCTGATGGGGGTGACAGAACGGTTGTTTCTTGCTTGGTTGAACTCCAATGCCAAGAAGCCTCAAAACATCGATGTGCAGTATGTCGCTGAAGTCATGACGTTTCCAGGTCATGACACTCATGTCATGGCAGCGCGCAACTGGCTTGCCTTGGAGCTAGATCTTGGGTCCGCCGAAGGGTGCAAGCTTTGGGCAACCTGGCGATGTGAAACTGAGACAAGTTTCTCAAACCACTTGATTGCAGTGGCTCCCATTGCCTAA
- a CDS encoding DUF6527 family protein yields the protein MRQDDELLRFKCPGCKTSHAVQHGSDFGPNWGWNGSLEKPTLTPSVLVTYPGADAGQDGAPPAVCHSFVTDGRIQFLGDCTHELAGQTVALPEWTEWVAP from the coding sequence ATGCGACAAGACGATGAGTTGCTGCGTTTTAAGTGCCCGGGGTGCAAAACCTCGCACGCAGTCCAGCACGGCAGCGACTTCGGGCCCAACTGGGGCTGGAATGGCTCCCTGGAGAAGCCGACGCTTACGCCATCGGTGTTGGTGACCTACCCGGGCGCGGATGCCGGTCAAGATGGCGCCCCGCCTGCTGTGTGCCATTCCTTTGTGACGGATGGCCGTATCCAGTTTCTGGGCGATTGCACCCATGAGCTGGCTGGCCAAACGGTGGCGCTGCCAGAGTGGACTGAATGGGTGGCGCCATGA